The proteins below are encoded in one region of Nitrospinota bacterium:
- the nifV gene encoding homocitrate synthase, which translates to MIRIVDTTLRDGEQSPGVAFSMKEKITIARMLDEAGVRFIEAGTPAMGHGELAALREISKMGLASQIIMWNRAVEKDIETSLECGAKNIHISLPVSDFMIGRKLGRSRSFVITRLGKTVELAMKGGAVVSIGAEDATRADWEFLVEYAQAARDLGAARLRYCDTVGVMDPFTIHEKVEALAARAGIEIEMHTHNDFGLATANAIAGVKGGAAYVDTTITGIGERAGNAPLEEVVMALQIVMGMETGVDTTHLKNLAEFTAKAAGRALPRSKTIVGEEVFTHESGIHADGVIKDPGIYEPFDPALVGAKRRIVIGKHSGPRMVKRRLAELGFTFGGNTGREVVEKIRAAANMRKGGIPDAELLRMARGAMN; encoded by the coding sequence ATGATCCGGATCGTTGACACGACACTTCGCGACGGCGAACAGTCGCCCGGCGTGGCCTTCTCCATGAAGGAGAAAATCACCATCGCCAGGATGCTCGACGAGGCGGGAGTGCGGTTTATCGAGGCTGGAACGCCGGCCATGGGTCATGGAGAACTGGCCGCGCTGCGTGAAATAAGCAAAATGGGGCTGGCCTCACAAATAATCATGTGGAACCGCGCCGTTGAAAAAGACATCGAAACCTCGCTTGAATGCGGCGCCAAAAACATACACATATCCCTGCCGGTGTCCGATTTCATGATCGGCCGCAAGCTGGGCCGGAGCCGGAGCTTTGTGATAACGAGGCTTGGCAAGACCGTGGAGTTGGCCATGAAAGGCGGGGCGGTTGTTTCCATTGGCGCAGAGGACGCCACAAGGGCTGATTGGGAGTTCCTGGTCGAGTATGCGCAGGCCGCCCGCGATTTGGGCGCGGCGCGGCTAAGATATTGCGACACTGTGGGCGTTATGGACCCGTTCACCATACATGAAAAGGTTGAAGCGCTGGCGGCCCGGGCCGGTATCGAAATTGAGATGCACACCCACAACGATTTTGGCTTGGCCACCGCCAACGCCATCGCAGGCGTGAAAGGCGGGGCGGCATACGTGGACACCACGATAACCGGAATCGGCGAGCGCGCCGGCAACGCTCCCCTGGAAGAAGTTGTGATGGCGCTGCAAATAGTGATGGGCATGGAGACCGGGGTGGACACCACACACCTGAAGAACTTGGCCGAATTCACCGCAAAGGCGGCGGGCAGGGCGTTGCCGCGCTCGAAAACCATCGTTGGCGAGGAGGTCTTCACCCACGAATCCGGGATTCACGCCGACGGGGTGATCAAAGACCCGGGGATATACGAGCCTTTCGACCCTGCCCTGGTTGGAGCCAAACGAAGGATAGTGATCGGAAAACATTCCGGCCCCCGGATGGTAAAAAGGCGGCTTGCCGAACTTGGATTCACGTTTGGCGGGAACACGGGACGGGAAGTTGTGGAAAAAATCAGGGCCGCCGCGAACATGCGAAAAGGAGGGATTCCGGACGCGGAGTTGCTGCGGATGGCCCGGGGCGCGATGAATTAG
- a CDS encoding HesA/MoeB/ThiF family protein, with protein sequence MNEREAERFKRQMIHDGFTARHQENLRNSTVLLAGIGGLGGAIAYALAGAGIGRLILAHSGPLTESNLNRQTLMNESAVGKSRAQTAAARLREYSSFVHVEAHDVPITEETLNSLAGGVDLIIDARHNFPERRALNRVSVESGIPLLFAAMDGLSAQMALFIPGQSGCLTCLYPDDPPDWDPFGFPVFGAVSHAIGAMAGMEAVKYLSGYGSPCGKLVVMDLIDYSIRRFALRPIADCGICGGKAAGNDRRNTFIHIINEARSREYYEGA encoded by the coding sequence ATGAACGAACGAGAGGCTGAAAGATTCAAGCGCCAGATGATACATGACGGATTCACTGCGCGTCATCAGGAGAACCTGCGCAACTCCACCGTTTTGCTGGCGGGGATCGGCGGGCTTGGCGGGGCGATAGCCTATGCGCTGGCCGGGGCCGGGATCGGCCGGTTGATACTGGCCCATTCCGGGCCGCTTACCGAATCAAACCTCAACCGGCAGACGCTGATGAATGAGAGCGCCGTCGGGAAATCCCGCGCGCAGACGGCCGCCGCCCGGCTGCGGGAGTATTCATCGTTCGTGCATGTGGAAGCGCACGATGTCCCCATAACGGAAGAGACGTTGAATTCTCTGGCGGGCGGGGTGGACCTGATAATAGACGCCCGCCACAACTTTCCGGAAAGGCGCGCGCTCAACCGTGTTTCCGTTGAAAGCGGAATCCCCCTGCTTTTCGCGGCGATGGACGGGCTTTCCGCCCAGATGGCGCTTTTCATTCCCGGCCAAAGCGGATGCCTTACCTGCCTTTATCCCGATGATCCTCCGGACTGGGATCCGTTCGGCTTCCCGGTCTTCGGCGCGGTCTCCCATGCCATTGGGGCGATGGCGGGAATGGAGGCGGTCAAATATCTATCAGGATACGGATCGCCGTGCGGAAAACTTGTGGTGATGGATTTAATTGATTATTCGATCCGGCGGTTCGCTTTGCGGCCGATTGCGGACTGCGGAATATGCGGAGGGAAAGCGGCCGGGAATGACCGCCGGAATACGTTCATACACATTATCAATGAAGCAAGGAGCCGCGAATATTATGAAGGAGCTTAG
- a CDS encoding redoxin family protein: MEFKGFSMRWVTGGVTAVIAIAFVLNFSASPAASGPAKQTKKEEAAVPAPPFSLMSLGGKPVTLKSQRGKWVFVNFWAKWCGPCVAEMPMIENLAKKMKGRPFEILAINVDDEEPDAIKTFMSRKGLTFTVLLDRNGTASESYGINALPMTFLVNPSGEVVAKALGPREWDSPEMLDYLTGLMKDGGMEKS, translated from the coding sequence ATGGAATTCAAAGGCTTTTCGATGCGGTGGGTAACGGGCGGCGTTACGGCGGTTATTGCGATTGCGTTTGTCCTGAACTTTTCGGCCTCTCCGGCGGCTAGCGGCCCGGCAAAACAAACCAAAAAAGAAGAAGCGGCCGTTCCCGCTCCGCCGTTCTCGCTTATGTCGCTTGGCGGCAAACCGGTGACATTGAAAAGCCAGCGGGGCAAATGGGTGTTCGTCAACTTCTGGGCCAAATGGTGCGGCCCGTGCGTGGCGGAAATGCCGATGATCGAAAACCTTGCAAAAAAGATGAAAGGCCGCCCCTTCGAGATACTTGCCATCAATGTGGACGACGAGGAGCCAGACGCGATAAAAACGTTCATGAGCCGCAAAGGACTCACCTTCACCGTGCTACTCGACAGGAACGGGACTGCGTCGGAATCATACGGGATCAACGCCCTGCCGATGACTTTTCTAGTGAATCCGTCCGGGGAAGTGGTAGCCAAGGCCCTGGGGCCGCGTGAGTGGGACAGCCCGGAGATGCTCGATTATCTGACCGGACTTATGAAAGACGGGGGGATGGAGAAGAGCTGA
- a CDS encoding HigA family addiction module antidote protein: MIRMAQPAHPGRFLKMEVIEPLGLSVTKAALALGVSRPALSTLLNGRASLSPEMAMRFEKAFGLKMDTLVRMQTAYDITEARGREKSVKVARYVAKAS; this comes from the coding sequence ATGATTCGAATGGCACAGCCGGCGCATCCCGGCAGGTTCTTGAAAATGGAGGTGATCGAGCCACTGGGTTTGTCTGTCACCAAGGCGGCGCTGGCGCTGGGCGTGAGCCGTCCGGCCCTTTCCACGCTTCTTAACGGGCGGGCGTCTTTGTCTCCTGAAATGGCGATGCGGTTCGAGAAGGCGTTCGGGTTGAAAATGGACACGCTGGTGCGGATGCAGACAGCCTATGATATCACCGAGGCGCGCGGCAGGGAAAAGAGCGTCAAGGTTGCAAGGTACGTCGCTAAAGCTTCGTAG
- a CDS encoding type II toxin-antitoxin system RelE/ParE family toxin — MKIRNVVHKGLRRFIEQNDSSGIPSTSAEKIRNIVSFLQEMGDANELGAIPGWKARKLSGDRRGIWSLAVTRNWRITFGIDPGGKEIIDLDYEDYH, encoded by the coding sequence ATGAAGATAAGAAACGTTGTCCACAAGGGATTGCGGCGGTTCATCGAGCAAAACGACTCATCTGGAATCCCCTCAACGAGCGCGGAGAAAATCCGCAACATCGTTTCCTTTCTTCAGGAGATGGGAGACGCAAACGAACTTGGCGCCATTCCCGGATGGAAAGCCCGCAAGCTGTCCGGCGATCGCAGGGGCATATGGAGCCTTGCCGTCACCAGAAACTGGCGGATAACATTCGGTATCGATCCAGGCGGAAAAGAAATAATTGATCTTGATTACGAGGATTATCATTAA
- a CDS encoding phosphoribosylformylglycinamidine cyclo-ligase, with protein MDDSITYKTAGVDIDAGMESLRRIKEGVRATHNKMVLTGLGSFGSLFDLTQVARDYKEPVLVQSVDGVGTKLMVAGMMNRFDTVGIDLVNHCCNDILCQGARPMTFLDYIAVEKLDPAQVDMLVKGMVTACVDNGAALVGGETAELPGTYAKGEYDLVGLITGVVEKSGIITGKDIKDGDTILGLKSSGLHTNGYTLARKALFGKLGFTVDTFRSELGTTVGEALLAPHRNYSKLIAPLLAKHKVKGIAHITGGGLMDNVPRILPDNVDAAIKLSSWEVPAIFKMIQQGGGVPDADMYRAMNMGVGLVIVIDSAGADALIGDLKNGGEEVIRLGEIVKGKGETRLG; from the coding sequence ATGGATGATTCGATAACGTACAAGACCGCCGGAGTGGACATAGACGCCGGCATGGAAAGCCTGCGCCGCATAAAAGAAGGGGTCCGCGCCACCCATAACAAAATGGTCCTCACGGGCCTGGGATCCTTCGGGTCGCTGTTCGACCTTACGCAAGTGGCCCGCGATTACAAGGAGCCGGTGCTGGTGCAAAGCGTGGACGGGGTCGGCACCAAGCTCATGGTGGCCGGGATGATGAACCGGTTTGACACGGTGGGGATAGACCTTGTCAACCATTGCTGCAACGACATCCTTTGCCAGGGCGCCAGACCGATGACCTTTCTGGACTATATCGCCGTGGAGAAGCTGGACCCGGCCCAGGTGGACATGCTGGTGAAAGGTATGGTGACAGCCTGCGTGGACAATGGCGCGGCGCTCGTGGGGGGTGAAACGGCGGAGTTGCCCGGCACATACGCAAAAGGGGAATACGACCTGGTTGGGCTTATCACCGGGGTGGTGGAAAAATCCGGAATCATCACCGGGAAGGATATAAAAGACGGGGACACGATCCTGGGCCTGAAATCCAGCGGGTTGCATACCAACGGATACACGCTGGCCCGCAAGGCGCTATTCGGCAAGCTGGGATTTACGGTGGACACGTTCCGGAGCGAACTTGGAACCACGGTGGGGGAGGCGCTGCTGGCGCCGCATCGCAACTATTCGAAACTGATTGCGCCATTGCTGGCCAAACATAAGGTGAAGGGGATCGCCCATATCACCGGCGGTGGATTGATGGACAACGTGCCGAGGATACTGCCGGACAACGTGGACGCGGCGATAAAACTTTCATCGTGGGAAGTCCCGGCGATATTCAAGATGATCCAGCAAGGCGGCGGCGTGCCGGACGCGGACATGTACCGCGCCATGAACATGGGCGTTGGGCTTGTGATAGTGATAGACAGCGCCGGAGCCGACGCGCTGATTGGGGATTTGAAAAACGGCGGCGAGGAAGTGATTCGGTTGGGAGAGATCGTGAAGGGGAAGGGCGAGACGAGGCTGGGGTAG
- a CDS encoding sigma-54-dependent Fis family transcriptional regulator has translation MNRILVVDDEPSLRFVLAKGLTRKGHAVDEASCVAEAVELLNEFSYLCVFMDIVLPDGSGLELLDSVRKRPNAPAVVVMTAEATMKNAIEAMQKGAFDYITKPFDLNDVEALVARVAGYRATSVKLAAERTPEPESAHPDEIIGRAPAMQEVFKLIGRAADSGATILITGPTGAGKELVARALHQNSSRAKGPFVTVNCAAIPHDLLESEMFGHVKGAFTGATEDKKGKFFAANGGSILLDEVGDMPAPLQAKMLRVLQDKEFYPVGSTRPVRVDTRVIASTNRDLAADVAEGKFREDLYHRLNVVHIKLPSLKERKEDIPALARSFLGRLAKAAGSAPKIASPEAMAALAAYDWPGNVRELENVVRRAALMSPGEAITPESLPVEIAGAASRVRPESGLEEAVRGMMERAAEGEIYETVISAVERTLINGALARAGGVQAHAARILGINRNTIMKKIGELGIKPGE, from the coding sequence ATGAACAGAATACTGGTTGTGGACGACGAGCCTTCATTAAGGTTCGTGCTGGCCAAGGGGCTCACCCGAAAGGGGCACGCGGTGGACGAGGCCTCCTGCGTGGCGGAGGCGGTGGAACTTTTGAACGAGTTCTCCTACCTTTGCGTGTTCATGGACATCGTATTGCCGGACGGCAGCGGCCTTGAGCTGCTCGACAGCGTCCGCAAGCGGCCAAACGCCCCGGCCGTGGTGGTGATGACGGCGGAGGCCACCATGAAGAACGCCATAGAGGCGATGCAGAAAGGCGCCTTCGATTACATCACAAAACCGTTCGACCTGAACGACGTGGAGGCGCTGGTGGCGCGAGTCGCCGGATACCGCGCCACATCGGTGAAACTGGCCGCTGAAAGGACGCCCGAGCCGGAGAGCGCCCATCCGGACGAGATAATCGGCCGCGCCCCGGCCATGCAGGAGGTGTTCAAGCTTATCGGCCGCGCCGCGGATTCAGGCGCCACGATCCTTATCACCGGCCCCACGGGAGCGGGCAAGGAGCTTGTGGCCAGGGCGTTGCACCAGAATTCATCGCGCGCAAAGGGGCCCTTTGTCACGGTAAACTGCGCCGCGATCCCGCACGACCTGCTGGAATCGGAGATGTTCGGCCATGTGAAAGGGGCGTTCACCGGAGCCACGGAAGACAAAAAAGGAAAGTTTTTCGCCGCCAACGGCGGCTCTATCCTGCTCGACGAGGTGGGGGACATGCCCGCGCCGCTCCAGGCGAAGATGCTCCGGGTGCTGCAGGACAAGGAGTTCTACCCTGTCGGCTCCACCCGCCCCGTGCGGGTGGACACGCGTGTTATCGCCTCCACCAACCGGGACCTGGCGGCCGACGTGGCCGAGGGGAAATTCCGGGAAGACCTGTATCACCGGCTCAACGTGGTCCATATCAAGCTGCCGTCATTGAAAGAGCGCAAGGAGGACATACCGGCGCTGGCCAGAAGCTTCCTGGGCAGGCTGGCGAAGGCGGCCGGGAGCGCCCCGAAAATAGCCTCGCCGGAGGCGATGGCGGCTCTGGCCGCCTACGACTGGCCGGGAAACGTGCGGGAACTGGAAAACGTCGTGCGCCGCGCGGCGCTCATGTCGCCGGGAGAGGCTATCACGCCGGAAAGCCTGCCGGTGGAGATCGCCGGGGCGGCAAGCCGCGTCCGCCCTGAATCCGGGCTGGAGGAAGCGGTGCGGGGGATGATGGAAAGGGCCGCCGAGGGGGAGATATACGAAACGGTGATAAGCGCCGTGGAACGCACGTTGATAAACGGGGCGCTGGCCCGGGCAGGAGGGGTGCAGGCGCACGCCGCGCGGATACTTGGGATCAACCGCAACACCATAATGAAAAAAATCGGCGAGCTGGGCATAAAGCCGGGGGAGTGA
- the glnE gene encoding bifunctional [glutamate--ammonia ligase]-adenylyl-L-tyrosine phosphorylase/[glutamate--ammonia-ligase] adenylyltransferase — MKPEEYAQNTADPEAALAGLNCLAQSLPGIGVRPEMAPLASLFAGSQAISEWLLARPEDAEWLAADEKLFSSRSKESMEEEMASLLSSGASPMAALRIFKRRELSRIAARELSGLAGLEETLTEWSNVADVAIDSAARIAMAAAVEKHGRPVYTPFEETEEKNAGFAVLAMGKLGGGELNISSDIDIVFVHSSDNGSTTGREDGAGKITLHQFFVGTARQTARLLSEPTEDGYVFRVDMDLRPEGKKGEISNSIGAMEIYYESWGQQWERQALIKARFCGGSAEVGEETLARLKPFMYRKYLDQRAIDEIAAMKGKIDQSQAVKKGVKGAERNIKLGQGGIREIEFAAQSIQLLYGARYPELQTRSTIKALDISHALGLLSAPHHRDLREAYIFMRKLENRIQYHQLLQTHSLPENEKRLAALGRLMGFASNNPAAELLDETQKRRKRVHEVFALFFEGGGRKETDSFPAPLDDEAATAQWLDSIKFDQPEQSARSLNILRNGKPFTHPSERSRMTFDSFGPAIVNEALATPWPDHVIFGFERFVESKGAARDMLYSLLDDNRGIIKLLAAVFSSSEHLTSVLIRQPDLLDRMIAADTMDLPADRFRYQAEFSDAAQRGCDADEKMARMNMFRSAESLRLGLRRLLGLSDRFEVMDGLSTLAEEFLKGALSIAMESKSQSGLRWVIIAAGKLGRREMNYGSDIDLLAFCDGDEGDKERFTASVRKLIKLASAPTPYGAGYTIDMRLRPYGEKGEIAPLLSTMRDYYGGKADAWERIALVGAAPVAGEPGFTADAMEIIRGFITQPPLSRAEVEKFAAIRERIADEKVKHGNVDIKFGRGGLVEIEFICQWLRIENPPAKGQGWGDGPFTISTLALARKGKWLEPKSAAALEKAYNVFRAVEDAMRMDRERAVSAVPSNPAQLKRVARMANLPGTGPERFVEFVKETMAAVRKIYMEFAASRM, encoded by the coding sequence ATGAAACCGGAAGAGTACGCCCAAAACACCGCAGACCCCGAAGCGGCTTTGGCCGGCCTTAATTGCCTGGCCCAGTCGCTGCCAGGCATCGGCGTTAGGCCGGAGATGGCCCCGCTTGCCAGCCTGTTCGCAGGCAGCCAGGCCATTTCGGAATGGCTTCTGGCAAGGCCGGAGGACGCCGAATGGCTCGCCGCCGATGAAAAACTGTTCTCTTCCCGGTCCAAGGAAAGCATGGAAGAGGAGATGGCATCGCTCCTTTCGTCCGGCGCATCTCCCATGGCCGCTCTCAGGATTTTCAAGCGCAGGGAGCTTTCGCGCATCGCCGCCAGGGAGCTTTCCGGTTTGGCGGGGCTGGAAGAAACGCTGACTGAATGGTCCAACGTGGCGGACGTGGCGATAGACTCTGCCGCAAGAATCGCCATGGCGGCGGCGGTGGAAAAGCATGGCCGGCCTGTTTACACCCCGTTTGAAGAGACGGAAGAGAAGAACGCCGGATTCGCCGTGCTGGCCATGGGCAAGCTTGGAGGCGGGGAGCTTAACATCTCCTCGGACATAGACATAGTCTTCGTCCATTCATCCGACAACGGTTCCACCACAGGCCGGGAGGATGGCGCGGGCAAGATCACCTTGCACCAGTTTTTCGTGGGGACCGCCAGACAGACCGCCAGGCTTCTGTCCGAACCGACGGAGGACGGATACGTTTTCCGGGTGGACATGGACCTGCGGCCGGAAGGGAAAAAGGGGGAGATATCAAACTCCATCGGCGCCATGGAAATCTATTATGAGTCCTGGGGCCAGCAGTGGGAACGGCAGGCGTTGATAAAGGCGCGCTTTTGCGGCGGATCGGCGGAAGTTGGCGAAGAGACGCTGGCGAGGCTCAAGCCGTTCATGTACAGGAAATATCTGGACCAGCGCGCCATAGACGAGATCGCCGCGATGAAGGGGAAGATAGACCAGTCCCAGGCGGTGAAAAAAGGGGTGAAGGGGGCGGAGCGGAATATAAAGCTTGGCCAGGGGGGGATACGGGAGATCGAGTTCGCCGCCCAGTCCATCCAACTTTTGTACGGCGCCAGGTATCCGGAGCTTCAGACCCGCTCGACGATCAAGGCGCTGGACATAAGCCACGCACTGGGCCTTCTGTCCGCGCCGCACCACAGGGATTTGCGGGAGGCCTACATCTTCATGCGAAAGCTGGAAAACAGGATTCAGTATCACCAGCTTCTCCAGACCCACTCACTGCCGGAAAATGAAAAGCGTCTGGCGGCGCTGGGAAGGCTGATGGGCTTTGCGTCCAACAACCCGGCCGCCGAACTTCTGGACGAGACGCAGAAACGCCGGAAAAGGGTCCATGAAGTATTCGCCCTGTTTTTCGAAGGGGGAGGCAGGAAAGAGACGGACTCGTTCCCCGCGCCGCTGGACGACGAGGCGGCCACGGCCCAGTGGCTGGACTCCATCAAGTTCGACCAGCCGGAGCAGTCCGCCCGCAGCCTTAACATCCTGCGCAACGGGAAACCTTTCACCCATCCCTCGGAACGCAGCCGCATGACGTTTGATTCCTTCGGCCCGGCCATAGTGAACGAGGCGCTGGCCACCCCCTGGCCCGACCATGTGATTTTCGGATTCGAGCGGTTCGTGGAATCCAAAGGGGCGGCAAGGGACATGCTCTACTCGCTGCTGGATGACAACCGGGGAATCATAAAACTTCTGGCGGCGGTCTTCTCCTCGTCCGAACATCTGACCTCCGTGCTCATCCGCCAGCCAGACCTGCTCGACAGGATGATCGCCGCCGACACCATGGACCTTCCAGCCGACAGGTTCAGGTACCAGGCGGAGTTTTCCGACGCCGCCCAAAGAGGTTGCGACGCCGATGAAAAAATGGCGCGGATGAACATGTTCAGGTCCGCCGAGTCGCTTCGGCTCGGGCTTCGCAGGCTGCTTGGGCTTTCGGACAGGTTCGAGGTGATGGACGGGCTTTCCACGCTGGCGGAGGAATTCTTGAAAGGCGCGCTTTCTATAGCTATGGAAAGTAAAAGCCAAAGCGGCCTTCGCTGGGTGATCATCGCGGCGGGCAAGCTTGGCCGCAGGGAGATGAACTATGGGTCGGACATTGATCTTCTGGCATTCTGCGACGGGGACGAGGGGGACAAGGAGCGCTTCACCGCCTCCGTCCGCAAGCTTATAAAACTTGCAAGCGCGCCAACACCATACGGGGCGGGATATACAATAGACATGCGGCTGCGCCCATACGGGGAGAAAGGGGAGATCGCCCCGCTTTTGAGCACCATGCGGGACTATTACGGCGGCAAGGCGGACGCGTGGGAACGAATCGCGCTGGTGGGCGCCGCGCCTGTCGCCGGAGAACCGGGATTCACCGCCGATGCGATGGAAATAATCCGGGGATTCATCACGCAGCCCCCCCTGTCCCGCGCGGAGGTGGAAAAGTTCGCCGCCATCCGGGAGCGCATCGCCGACGAGAAGGTAAAGCACGGCAATGTGGACATTAAATTCGGACGCGGCGGGCTTGTGGAAATAGAATTCATCTGCCAGTGGCTGCGTATCGAAAATCCGCCGGCCAAAGGCCAGGGCTGGGGGGACGGGCCGTTCACGATATCCACCCTGGCGCTGGCGCGGAAGGGAAAGTGGCTGGAGCCGAAGAGCGCCGCCGCGCTTGAAAAGGCGTACAACGTTTTCCGCGCCGTGGAAGACGCCATGCGGATGGACAGGGAACGGGCCGTTAGCGCCGTCCCGTCCAATCCGGCGCAGTTAAAGCGTGTGGCTCGCATGGCCAACCTCCCCGGCACCGGCCCCGAACGGTTCGTCGAGTTTGTGAAGGAAACAATGGCCGCCGTGCGCAAAATATATATGGAGTTTGCCGCAAGCCGGATGTGA
- the glyQ gene encoding glycine--tRNA ligase subunit alpha: protein MHFQDVILTLQNFWARKGLLILQPTDIEVGAGTFNRHTFLRSLGPEPWNAAYVEPSRRPTDGRYGENPNRLQHYYQFQVVMKPNPENTQELYLESLSALGLKPEEHDIRFVEDDWESPTLGAWGLGWEVWLDGMEITQYTYFQQIGGIDLKPVTAELTYGLERIAMYLQNCDNVYDLKWNENVSYGDVHHRDEVEFSGYNFNHANVPLHLKWFDEFEKESHRLLDMNMTLPAYDFCLKCSHTFNMLDARGAISVAERTRYIGRVRAIARRVAENYLALREELGHPLLKK, encoded by the coding sequence ATGCATTTCCAGGACGTGATACTCACATTGCAGAATTTCTGGGCCCGCAAGGGCCTGTTGATCCTCCAGCCAACGGACATTGAAGTGGGAGCGGGGACTTTCAACCGCCACACTTTCCTGCGCTCCCTTGGCCCGGAGCCCTGGAACGCGGCGTATGTGGAGCCGTCCCGCAGGCCCACCGACGGGCGATACGGGGAGAATCCCAACAGGCTGCAGCATTACTACCAATTCCAGGTGGTGATGAAGCCGAACCCGGAGAACACACAGGAGCTATATCTTGAATCGCTTTCGGCGCTGGGCTTAAAGCCGGAGGAGCATGATATAAGGTTCGTGGAGGACGACTGGGAATCCCCCACCCTCGGCGCGTGGGGTCTTGGCTGGGAAGTGTGGCTCGACGGGATGGAGATCACGCAATACACCTACTTCCAGCAGATCGGCGGGATAGATTTAAAGCCGGTCACAGCCGAGCTTACATACGGGCTTGAGCGCATCGCCATGTACCTGCAGAATTGCGACAACGTGTACGACCTTAAGTGGAATGAAAACGTCTCCTATGGCGACGTGCACCACCGCGACGAGGTGGAGTTCTCCGGCTACAACTTCAACCACGCAAACGTGCCGCTTCACTTAAAGTGGTTCGACGAGTTTGAAAAGGAGAGCCACCGGCTGCTGGACATGAACATGACGCTGCCCGCGTATGACTTCTGTTTAAAATGCAGCCACACCTTCAACATGCTCGATGCGCGCGGGGCGATATCCGTGGCGGAGCGGACGAGATATATCGGGCGGGTGCGCGCCATCGCCCGGCGCGTGGCGGAAAACTACCTTGCGCTGCGCGAGGAGCTTGGGCATCCGCTGCTGAAGAAGTGA